The Mycobacterium haemophilum DSM 44634 sequence CAGGGCGCCAGCAGGGTGGTGCTGGCAGTTCCTATCGGCGGACGCGATATCTTCGCGCGATTCGCTGGATACGCCGACGAGGTGGTCTGCCTACACACACCGGCGTTCTTCTTCGCCGTCGGCCAGGGATACTGTAATTTCACCCAGACGTCCGACGCTGAGGTGATCGCGCTGCTCGATCGCGCCCGGAACGGATTTGGCGAGCCCGCGGCCACCGCCACGCCCGGCGACCCGCAAATACGTGACGAGGAAGTCCGGGTGAGCGCCGGACTGGTGTCGGTGGCCGGACATCTGACAATTCCGGAGCATCCGGTCGGCGTGGTGGTATTCGCTCACGGTAGTGGAAGCAGCCGCCACAGCCCCCGCAACCGCTATGTGGCCGAGGTTTTGAACACGGCGGGTCTTGCCACCCTGCTGTTCGATCTGCTCACCCCGGATGAGGAGCGCAACCGCGCCAACGTTTTTGATATCGAATTGTTGGCGCGACGGCTGGGTGATGTCACCGACTGGCTGGCTAACCAACCCGATACCGCGGCGCTTCCGGTTGGCTACTTCGGCGCCAGCACGGGGGCGGGCGCGGCCCTGGCCGCGGCCGCCGATCCCCGCGCGAGGGTGGCGGCGGTGGTGTCGCGCGGTGGGCGGCCTGACCTGGCAGGCCCGGCCCTAACCAAGGTTCGCGCGCCGACATTGTTGATCGTGGGTGGGCGCGATGACGTGGTACTGGAATTGAATCGACGGGCCCAGGCCATGCTGCCCGGCGAGTGTGAGCTCGTCGTCGTTCCCGTCGCCACCCACCTCTTCGAAGAACCTGGCACCCTCGAGCGGGTCGCGGTGTTGGCCCGCGACTGGTTCATCGATCACCTGAGCCCGGTAGCTCACCGCCAACCCCTAGCAAAAACCACGAAAAGCGGTGGAGCTACCCCGCAGCAACCGGCGACACGGTAGGGATCGGTCAAAACGATTGAGCGGCAACGTGAGCTAAGCACGCTCACCAAGCACCGCGCCAACGGAGCGCACCGACGGATAGACCCAAGACATGATGACTTTCGGCCCTCGCCGACAGCGGCGCTAGTCACACACACTGCACATCATGACCACTCACGACGACACCGCTCAAACCTGGCGCGACGTGGCCGACCAGCTCACCGCTGCGCAGATCGCACAGCTCGAGCGCCTTGAACGCGATGAGCCCCAGACGCTGCTGGAGATGGCACGGGAGTGGGCGGCCATGAACATCTCTGCCCCGATGCCATTCGACGATGTCGCGCCGCCCGCGGGCGCGGTGCGCACGTTCGACTGGCAGCTTGACAGTAACTGGTTCCGCGACTTCGAGGGGACCACCCGCCGTGGCAGGCAGGCCCGCGTTCAAATCTTCGGCCGACAGCAGGCGGACGGCTCGACGCGGCGGTGGATCACCGTGCATACCCGCCACCTGGACGCGCTGGACGGGGCGGCAGCCCGCGAGCTAGCGGCAGCACTGGCCGACGCGGCCGACGAAATGGAGCGGCTCGGCTGAACCCCTCGGGCAGCCAATGCCGATGGTCACCCAATCACCCTCGCCCCTCGCTCCGACTGGCCATCGAGGCCGAGGGGCCGAGGGGCCGAGGGGCCGAAAGTCATCTGATCTGCTGCAGGAGTCATTCCGAAGCGAAGCCGAGACTTTCGGCCTCTTCAGTTCGAGCGCAAGTGTGGATCACGGAGTGGGACAAGTCCGCGGTTCGCCGGTCCACCGCCGTCGACTTAAAGGGACGAATGGCCCTAGGCGGACAACGTCGCCATCTTTATGGTTGGACTGCCGACGCGGCGAGTACGGAGGCACCGTCACGATTCAGGAGTACACGATCATGAGCACTCACTATGAAGCCGGCTCTGCCGCAGGCGAATACAGTGTCGAGAACGACAATCAGCTTCAGCCAGAGGACACCCTCATCGACCGGGGCATGGACGACATGCTCGACGAGGGCTATTCGCCGCCCGAACGACCATATGGACTCGGCGCCTTCGGACCGTCTGAAACCATCGACCAGATGCTTGTAGCAGAAGAGCCGGATCCTGCCGCGCGAATCGATGTCCTGCTCGATGAAACCGAGCAGCAACGCTCCGACGAAGCCGAGCGCGAAGCCGAATTTCCCCAGCGACGCGAGGTTGGCCGAGCGCGAGCCGGCCGGCTTGTCGCGCCGGACCAGGGATTTGGCGAAGACGCCGAGGCCGGGTTGGTCGCTGAGGACGTCGGCATCAGCGGAGGCGCAGCATCGGCGGAGGAAGCCGCGGTTCACATCATCGACGACGAGGTTTACCTCATCGCAGACGAAGAGTAGCGGACTCGTAGACTCCTATCCCCTATCCGCGGCCCACGATCTCTCGGTGGCTGTCGTCGTTGGCACCTGCCCGATAAATTCGGCCAACACTTTTGGCTTGTTCAATGAGGGCGGGTATGGGCGCGGTGGTGTGCGGCTGACGGGTTGTCGGCGAGGCGGCGTCCCTTTGCGAGGAACGCGCGCAGCCGATCCAGCGGCCAGCTGTTGATCACTTCGCCGGCCGATACCCAGCCGCGCTGGGCAACGGCAACACCGTAACGGAGGTAGTCCAAATGTGGCACGGCGTGGGCGTCGGTGTCGATCGCAAAAGCAACGCCGTATTTGCGAGCGCGGCTCACGAGTCCATCGCTGAGGTCCAACCGGTCAGGAAAGGCATTGATTTCCAAGGCGGTATGGGTCCGTGCGGCAGCAGCGAAGACCTCATCAGCATCGAAATCGACGGGCGGACGACGGCCGAGAACGCGGGTGGTCGGATGGCCGATGATGTTGACGTAGGGGTGTTCGATAGCAGCGAGCAGGCGCCGAGTCATCTCCTCGCGGGTCTGGTCGAGATCGGAGTGCACCGAAGCAACCAGGACGTCAAAGCCGGCGAGGAAGTCATCGTCCCAGTCCAGGGAGCCATCGGCGGCGATGTTGAGTTCGGAGCCGTGCAGCAACTCGATGTCGTGGCGGCGAGCCAGCTCGGGCAGTTCGCCGCGCTGTTGGAGGGCCTTGTCACGGGTCATCCGTTGCATCGCGAGCTGCGGGGCGTGATCGGTGATGGCGCAGTAGCGATACCCGCGACGGGAGGCAGCGGCGACCATCTCATCCAGGCCGGCCAGGCCATCGGTGAGATTAGTGTGCACATGAAGGTCGCCAACAATGTCGTGCACCTCGACCAGATCGGGGAGATGATCCCCTAGCGCGGCTTCGACTTCCCCGCGGTCTTCGCGCAAAACCGGCGGGATCCACGGCAGCCCGAGTCTGGAGTAGATGTCCGCTTCGTCTGTCGACGCCACGAGCTGGCCATTATCGACGCGGAACAGCCCATACTCAGACAACTTCAGCCCGGCGCGCACCGCCAATTCGCGGATGCGGATGTTATGAGCTTTCGACCCAGTGAAGTATTGCAGAGCCGCACCCCAAACCTTCGCGGGTACCACCCGCAGGTCCACCTGAATACCCTTCGTTGTTACCACCGAAGACTTGGTCGGACCGCGGACTAACACGCGATCCACCAGTGGCAGGGTGCAGAACTGTTTCATGACCGCTGCCGGGTCCTCATCTGCGGCCACCAACAGGTCGATGTCGCCGACGGTGTCGCGCATCCGCCGCAGCGATCCTGCGTACTCGACTCGGCTCACCTGCGGCAGTGCGGCGAGCTGCGCCACCAGATCCTCGGCGATATCCAGAGCGATCGCCAGCGGCATGCGCCCCCCAACCTCCTGCATCTGACGGATCGCGCGGGCCAGGTTGCGTTCGCTGGTCTCGCCCCAGCCTTTCAGGTGGCGTAGTTGCTCGTCGTGCAGCGCGTTGAATAGCTCAAGCATCGACGAAATGCCCAGCTCCACATAGACCTGATGGGCCCGCTTCGGTCCGAGCCCGGGGATTCCCAGCAGAGCGCGCAGACCTGCGGGCAGCTGGGCGTGCAGTTCCTCAAGGGCGGCGATACGGCCGGTCTGCCGTAACTCAAGCAGCTTGTCAGCAGTGTGCGCGCCAATCGCCGGAATCGCCAGCAAACCCTTCCGGTCCAGAGTGTCCAGGTCGAGCGGGTAACCGGCGACCGAACGGGCGGCCTTTTCATAAGAGCGCACCCGATATGGATCGCCACCAGAGATAGCAATCAGATCGGCCAGCTCCTGCAGAGCATCGGCCGCGACATCATTTGAACGCATAAAGCATTCCCGCGTGCCGCCAGCCAGCGCGCCTCACCAGAAGTTGCATGCGCACCTGCACGGCACCACCTTTTGCAGTCGTCGGATCCATACAGAATGAATCCCGCGATGTCTACTGACCAGCGGGCCAAAGACCTTGTTGTGGGGACTTGTGACACCGATGGGCAGGACCTCTGACTCCGGCATCTCGGCGTCGCAGCGGCAGCCTCAAGAATCCTGATCGGCCGATGCGAAGGATTACCTTCATTATGAAAATGTGGATCCAAATTGGAGGCCACGATGAGGATGACAAGTATCGGATGACTCCACCTATGAAGTGCTCACGGGCGGTGTGCTAGAGGTCAGCAGCGGCAACGATATTCACCCGCTACAGTCCGGCGTATTGGCAAGAGGTCACGATCGATACCCGACCCGGGACTCAGCGCAACAGACAAAGCCTAACAACTCGACGACGATCTCAAACGACGGTGCGACGGGTAAGCGCGAATCGGGTTCGCCTTGGGCCGCAACGCAATAGCGGCGTACTTACACCGTCGAGGACAACCGGAAGAACGAGCCGCCTAACGCTGGCCGCCACGCCGAGCGCCTACCACGCACGCGCAAGCGTCGCGTGGCTATCATCATGCCCGCTACACTCACACCTGCCGCACCCCGACGACCAGGCCTATCGCCGGGAACGGCGCCAGGACGCCAAGAACACCACTGAAACCCGCCCGCCGCCTTCACCGGCTAGGTTTTAGTTAGGCATTCAAGGACGTCCCTGGCCCTCGTAGCTCAGGGGATAGAGCACGGCTCTCCTAAAGCCGGTGTCGCAGGTTCGAATCCTGTCGGGGGCACTTTGCGTTTGTATGACGTCGGTTGATGCTTGATGTTTTGGCTTCGGTTGATGGTTGACGTTGTTTCGGCTGATGCTTGACAGCTACTTCGGTTGATCCTTGACACTCCCTTAATGAGGGAGTTGAGCGTGGCTGAGCAGAGGTATCAGGCCGTGTTGGCGGTTATTAGTGATGGGTTGTCGATTCGTCAGGTCGCGCAGGATTCGGTGATGGACGACACGCCAGATGAGATCCTAAGCGGATCCCTGAGCCCGGGTAGATTCGCAGAGTCTCCCGGTGCCTAAGGTGACCGGGAGCCGGACATAACCGCAGCTAGTGGCTCAAATCGCAGCTGAGCGAATTTTGCCGGCTCTAAGCGAGGAACTGACGTCCGGAATGTCGGTCCCGCTGCCTCCATCAAGTCCATTTACCTACGGCTTTGTTACGGTGGTGAATCAATTGATGCAGAGTTGGGCATACGTGTCATACTCGGCCTGTTCAATCATTAGATTGACGTATTTCGACGGAGTTCGGAGGTGGATGCGATGACGGTGGCGCTAAAGGCGACAGACGTCGGTGCTGACGTGGAAGTGGCCTCCCGCGAGGATCTGAAGACCGCGGTGGCCAACGCGCTACGACGCGCTGGCTGCAGGAGCTTTGACGACCTCGCCGAGCAAGCCCGTACCAGAAGGTTCACCTCGATGCGGGCCCGGCTGGCCTGGGTCGCGATTGGTGATCTTTACCAGGTAGACCTTGACTCGGAGGTTTGACCTCGAGCAAGAATCCCGCAAGTTTGGGGAACACCTATCCTGGCTTCTCAACGGGACAGTCTGTACTGGCATCCGTCTGACTTCCGTGGTCTCGACCTATTCCCGTGACCGTACCGTCGTCGGATACCAGATCAGCAGGCATAACCAGGACGTGACCGACGGCATCCCTGTGACCGTTGGTCGACGGCCACCCAACTTCTACATAGGCCTATCTGTTCATCTGGCGCCAGACAGCCACAGCCAACACTTGATGGTCACGCAATCGGTGATGATCCTGGCGAACGATCCAGATGTCGGCGACGACTCAAATGTACTGCTGCACTACGACTATGAGCGCAATAAGGCGGACTCCTATCCGGAGGCTCATCTACAGATCTGCGCTAGTTCGAAGGCGTGGGAGAACGCCGGAAAGCGCCTCGACGGCAGCAAGCGCCTATTGGAGCGGCTTCACCTCCCCGTGGGCGGGCGACGGTTTCGCCCCACGTTGGAAGATCTCGTCGAATTTATAGTGCGCGAGAAACTCGCCGAGGCGCAACCGAATTGGGAGAGCGTGCTCGAGAAAAGCCGCGCTGGGCTTCACGAGAAGCAGCTGCGGGCCGCCGTACGTCGAAACCCGGAAGCGGCGGCCGCCCAGCTACGCAAGCAGGGCTACTCCGTTATCGACTTCAACGTGTCCGAATAGGTTCTGCGGGTCGCCTAATGGTCGGCGCCGCGGCGATCGCCGAGTTCCGTGTTGCGGGCCAGGCCTTCTTGAGCACGTCGACGGCTTCTGATCGGCCCGCTCCTCAGTAAGCCGTTCGCCCTGGAACACAAACCCTTCCCTATCGAAGTAGATGTCGCTGACCTCGGCGCCGGCCAGGATCGCCTGGAACTTACGCTCGGCCATCAGCGGACATCACATGGACGTCGATATCGAATAAGTCTTCGGACACATCGAGGTAGACGGGCGATCTGAGCCCGAGGGCTAGAAGGGTTCAACAGTCGACGGTGTGTGTAGTTTGCACGCTGAACTGCCGCAGTTCGGGTGGATTTAACCTATTGCGTTCGTCACATAACTGTGAGCAGTGGTTGTCGCTCGGCAACACCAAATTCCGGCGGTGCCGACAGCGCAACCAAACGGTTACTTGACCATCCCCCGGTAATTGCTGGTTTGTCCGTGCGGGATGGCGTGTCGTTGCAGTCGCCACGGTGTTGACGACAGCGGCCCAAGGGCCAGGCCCTCCGTCATCGTGCAGGGAGATCCACAGTGAGGCGGCCGCGGTGACAAGCGGCATCTTGTCCCGCTGTCGACGCGGTGTCTGATACGGCGGCGGGGCATCTGGCGATGCACGCGCAGAAGTATCAGGGGACCATCGCGGCCGCAGCGATTCTTGACCGCTTTTCTGAGGCCTTATCGACCACGCGGCTGCGTATTCGACCGCCGATGTCGACACGACAAAACCTACGCCTGATCTGACCGA is a genomic window containing:
- the polX gene encoding DNA polymerase/3'-5' exonuclease PolX; protein product: MRSNDVAADALQELADLIAISGGDPYRVRSYEKAARSVAGYPLDLDTLDRKGLLAIPAIGAHTADKLLELRQTGRIAALEELHAQLPAGLRALLGIPGLGPKRAHQVYVELGISSMLELFNALHDEQLRHLKGWGETSERNLARAIRQMQEVGGRMPLAIALDIAEDLVAQLAALPQVSRVEYAGSLRRMRDTVGDIDLLVAADEDPAAVMKQFCTLPLVDRVLVRGPTKSSVVTTKGIQVDLRVVPAKVWGAALQYFTGSKAHNIRIRELAVRAGLKLSEYGLFRVDNGQLVASTDEADIYSRLGLPWIPPVLREDRGEVEAALGDHLPDLVEVHDIVGDLHVHTNLTDGLAGLDEMVAAASRRGYRYCAITDHAPQLAMQRMTRDKALQQRGELPELARRHDIELLHGSELNIAADGSLDWDDDFLAGFDVLVASVHSDLDQTREEMTRRLLAAIEHPYVNIIGHPTTRVLGRRPPVDFDADEVFAAAARTHTALEINAFPDRLDLSDGLVSRARKYGVAFAIDTDAHAVPHLDYLRYGVAVAQRGWVSAGEVINSWPLDRLRAFLAKGRRLADNPSAAHHRAHTRPH
- a CDS encoding DUF5709 domain-containing protein is translated as MSTHYEAGSAAGEYSVENDNQLQPEDTLIDRGMDDMLDEGYSPPERPYGLGAFGPSETIDQMLVAEEPDPAARIDVLLDETEQQRSDEAEREAEFPQRREVGRARAGRLVAPDQGFGEDAEAGLVAEDVGISGGAASAEEAAVHIIDDEVYLIADEE
- a CDS encoding phosphoribosyltransferase → MRLFDDRVDAGRHLAERLESLRSKDIVVLGLPRGGVPVAFEVAKALRAPLDVLVVRKLGVPFQPELAFGAIGEGGVRVTNDSVVAEADLSQDEMAAVETEQRAELARRSERFRCGHNRTPIAGRIAVIVDDGIATGATAKAACQVARAQGASRVVLAVPIGGRDIFARFAGYADEVVCLHTPAFFFAVGQGYCNFTQTSDAEVIALLDRARNGFGEPAATATPGDPQIRDEEVRVSAGLVSVAGHLTIPEHPVGVVVFAHGSGSSRHSPRNRYVAEVLNTAGLATLLFDLLTPDEERNRANVFDIELLARRLGDVTDWLANQPDTAALPVGYFGASTGAGAALAAAADPRARVAAVVSRGGRPDLAGPALTKVRAPTLLIVGGRDDVVLELNRRAQAMLPGECELVVVPVATHLFEEPGTLERVAVLARDWFIDHLSPVAHRQPLAKTTKSGGATPQQPATR